A window of ANME-2 cluster archaeon genomic DNA:
AATGTTATCAAAGCAATCAATGCTGCCAATAACTGGAATCCGGGTACCTTTGCTTTCCATATTCCAGTCCATGTGACCGGTAAGGTGGTCGTTGCTATTTTAGAGGTGGGCTGTTCTGTATTACTCTGGAAGGGGGTAGTTATCATGCCAAGTCCACCCGGGTCCGCATTGGGTTCGCTGGCGGGATTAGTTATTACTTCCCTTCCTGATATTGCCATGGGCCCCAGGCTTCCTCTAATGGGTAGGTTGGCTTTGAACTGATAGCTGGCGGAGTCTTCGCCAATTTTCTGGGTTTGCATTTTTTCCCATGTATTGATGTAGTCATTGTAACTATAAAAACTAATTGTGTTTTGGATGATGTCATTGTCCCTGACCCATGATCTGTCTACCATGAAGGTAATAGTTGGATCCTTTACGTTGTTCTCTGAGAAATAGCCCATGTTGCCAACCCAGACATTCAGGTTATTGAATACTATGTCCGGTGCGTCTTTATCAACTATTGTCGAGGTATGGTTAAGCATTTCTACTTTTGCAGCCACTTTTCCAGCACTTGTCAGACCTGTGAACTCAATATGCTGCACGTAGTTGCCTTCAAGTATGTAATTGTATTTTACATTCAGGTCCTTACCTACAAACTGGCGGTCTGTTTCAGTGCATACTATGTTCTCGAAGGCTTCACCGGATGTCCCACTGCCTCCTCCTCCACCACCACTGCTGCCACCGCTGCTATCGCTGGTGCGTTGAACTGTTACTGAAATAATACACCAGTTTAAATTTGAACTTGAATCCGTGGCTGTTATGTTCAAAACATATACGCCTAATGCCAGAATTGTGTTATTTGTGATTAAACCCGTAGAAGAATTTATTTTAAAATTAACAGTATTGTTTATTCCATAGGTTATTGTCTGCGAATCAGTTGCATTTACATCATAACTGAAACTCATTCCAATATCTACATTCTGATCAGTTGGTATCGGATTCCAGATAGGGCCAGTATAATCTTGAACTGTTACTGAAATAATACTCCAGTTTTCATTAGAACTTAAATCCGTGGCTGTTATATTCAAAACATATACGCCTAATGCCAGAATTATGTTATTTTCGATTAAACCTGTAGATGGATTCATTTTAAAATTAACAGTATCGTTTATTCCATAGGTTATTGTCTGTGGATCAATTGCATTTACATCATAATTGAAACCCACTCCAAGATAGACATTCTGATTAGTTGGTGTAGGATCCCAGATAGGAGCAGTTTCATCCTGAACTGTTACTGAAATAATTCTCCAGTTTTCATTAGAACTTAAATCCGTAGCTGTTATGTTCAAAACATATACGCCTAATGACAGAATTATGTTATTTTCGATTAAACCTGTAGACGGATTTATTTTAAAATTATCAGTATCGTTTATTCCATAGGTTATTGTCTGCGAATCAGTTGCATTTACACCATAAATGAAACTCACTCCAAGATCGACATTCTGATCAGTTGGTGTAGGATTCCAGATAGGGGCAGTATCATCTTGAACTGTTACTGAAATAATACACCAGTTTTCATTAGAACTTCGATGCGTAGCTGTTATGTTCAAACCATATACGCCTAATGACAGAATTGTGGTATTTGTGATTAAACCTTTAGAATCTATTGCAAAATTATCAGTATCGTTTATTCCATAGTTTATTGTTTTCGAATCAGTTGCATTTACGTCATAACTGAAACTTACTCCAAGATCGACATTCTGATCAGTTGGTGTTGGATCCCAGATAGGGGCAGTTTTATCTTTACCTGTGATGTTGATGATTGAATAACTGGTATTGTCATAATTACTAAAAATATAGTATCCAGAAGCATTAGTGATACTTGGATTAGTATTGTTGTTAACAGTAACACCCTGTAAATCTACTCCATTATTGTCAAAAACATAGCCACTTATATCATATTGAGCTGCCACGGTAATCATTAAACTACCAACCAATCCTAAAAAAATCAATAAAATATAAATCTTAGAAAATAACCTCATCTCTTCCCCTCACTTTTTAATAACCTCAGAACCTGCACCTATTGTAGTTCTATTCCCAAAATTCAACACTGGAAGCAATACTGGAATCAATAAATGCATATCCTTCACCAATCACCACAGAAATTAATACATCTCCATTTTATAATCTATATTTTATATTA
This region includes:
- a CDS encoding PGF-pre-PGF domain-containing protein, whose amino-acid sequence is MRLFSKIYILLIFLGLVGSLMITVAAQYDISGYVFDNNGVDLQGVTVNNNTNPSITNASGYYIFSNYDNTSYSIINITGKDKTAPIWDPTPTDQNVDLGVSFSYDVNATDSKTINYGINDTDNFAIDSKGLITNTTILSLGVYGLNITATHRSSNENWCIISVTVQDDTAPIWNPTPTDQNVDLGVSFIYGVNATDSQTITYGINDTDNFKINPSTGLIENNIILSLGVYVLNITATDLSSNENWRIISVTVQDETAPIWDPTPTNQNVYLGVGFNYDVNAIDPQTITYGINDTVNFKMNPSTGLIENNIILALGVYVLNITATDLSSNENWSIISVTVQDYTGPIWNPIPTDQNVDIGMSFSYDVNATDSQTITYGINNTVNFKINSSTGLITNNTILALGVYVLNITATDSSSNLNWCIISVTVQRTSDSSGGSSGGGGGGSGTSGEAFENIVCTETDRQFVGKDLNVKYNYILEGNYVQHIEFTGLTSAGKVAAKVEMLNHTSTIVDKDAPDIVFNNLNVWVGNMGYFSENNVKDPTITFMVDRSWVRDNDIIQNTISFYSYNDYINTWEKMQTQKIGEDSASYQFKANLPIRGSLGPMAISGREVITNPASEPNADPGGLGMITTPFQSNTEQPTSKIATTTLPVTWTGIWKAKVPGFQLLAALIALITLFFISRRKD